A window from Alkalicoccobacillus plakortidis encodes these proteins:
- a CDS encoding YwbE family protein gives MNGQKRADIKAGLRVEIVLKQDQRSGKRTEGIVKDILTNSPSHPHGIKVRLTDGQVGRVQAILN, from the coding sequence ATGAATGGACAAAAGCGAGCAGATATCAAAGCTGGTTTACGTGTAGAAATTGTATTGAAACAGGACCAACGATCAGGAAAGCGGACGGAAGGAATCGTCAAAGACATTCTTACAAATTCCCCTTCTCATCCCCACGGTATCAAAGTCCGTCTAACTGACGGTCAAGTTGGCCGAGTTCAAGCTATTCTGAATTAA
- the glnA gene encoding type I glutamate--ammonia ligase, which translates to MGMSVNAPTRESILETIKETIEKKSVELLHMQFVDLEGTLKHVTITAEQLGQAVNGETMFDGSSITGFTPINQSDLYLVPDITTFAVLPWTEEEGYSEARFLCSVKKPDGSDFEGDPRNVLKKTVKRAKDQGFSISVGPELEFFLFETDEYGLPTQRTQDVGGYFEPSPKDDGEKVRLAIYKALKMLGFTIEASHHEVAEGQHEINFKYADALASADAATTYKWVVKTVAKQFGLHATFMPKPLAGANGNGMHVNISLFNDEKQENSFYDDSDKLGLSPIAYSFIGGLIDNVKDFVAVTNPLVNSYKRLVPGYEAPCYIAWSASNRSALIRIPATRGPGTRVEIRCPDPSANPYLAFAVIASAGLDGVERGLTAPASVDADIFSMTSAEIEDRGIDNLPTSLEQALERFESGKIGEATLGEHAFTEYLELKRGEWDQFRMTVHDWEISAYQSKY; encoded by the coding sequence ATGGGGATGTCGGTAAATGCGCCAACTAGAGAAAGCATTTTGGAAACAATTAAAGAAACGATTGAGAAGAAAAGTGTAGAGCTATTACACATGCAGTTTGTTGATTTAGAAGGTACATTAAAGCACGTTACCATTACAGCTGAGCAACTTGGTCAGGCAGTTAATGGAGAAACAATGTTTGATGGTTCTTCTATCACTGGATTCACGCCTATTAATCAGTCTGACTTGTACCTTGTGCCAGATATTACTACTTTTGCTGTTCTACCTTGGACAGAAGAGGAAGGGTATTCTGAAGCACGCTTCCTGTGTAGTGTAAAAAAGCCTGATGGGTCCGATTTCGAGGGAGATCCTAGAAATGTATTAAAAAAGACAGTGAAGAGAGCAAAAGATCAAGGTTTCTCTATCAGTGTCGGACCTGAGCTTGAATTCTTCTTATTTGAAACGGATGAGTATGGTTTACCAACACAGCGTACTCAAGATGTAGGTGGATACTTTGAGCCATCTCCAAAGGATGATGGAGAAAAAGTACGTTTGGCTATTTACAAAGCGCTTAAAATGCTTGGTTTCACAATTGAAGCTTCTCACCATGAAGTGGCAGAAGGTCAACATGAAATCAACTTCAAATATGCAGATGCACTTGCTTCTGCTGACGCTGCTACCACATACAAATGGGTTGTAAAAACAGTTGCTAAGCAATTTGGTTTACACGCGACATTTATGCCAAAACCGCTTGCTGGAGCAAATGGAAATGGTATGCACGTCAACATTTCATTATTTAATGATGAAAAACAAGAAAACTCTTTTTATGATGATTCTGATAAGCTTGGCCTTTCGCCGATTGCTTACAGCTTCATTGGTGGCTTAATTGATAATGTGAAGGATTTTGTTGCAGTAACAAATCCATTGGTTAACTCGTATAAGCGTCTAGTTCCAGGATACGAAGCACCATGTTACATCGCATGGTCTGCATCTAACCGTTCAGCATTAATTCGTATTCCAGCAACACGTGGTCCAGGAACTCGCGTAGAAATTCGCTGTCCGGATCCATCTGCTAATCCATACCTTGCATTTGCTGTGATTGCTTCTGCTGGTCTTGATGGAGTGGAACGTGGGCTAACGGCTCCAGCTTCTGTTGATGCTGATATCTTTAGCATGACATCAGCAGAAATTGAAGATCGTGGGATTGATAATCTTCCAACAAGCCTTGAGCAAGCGCTAGAGCGTTTTGAGTCAGGAAAAATTGGGGAAGCTACACTAGGTGAACATGCTTTTACTGAATACCTTGAGTTAAAACGTGGCGAGTGGGATCAGTTCCGTATGACTGTACATGACTGGGAAATCTCTGCTTACCAATCTAAATATTAA
- a CDS encoding DUF4064 domain-containing protein produces the protein MKRKAERVLGIIGIVMMTIGTLLLALTTVGLSSPGVQEDIESMFQNPQDPELQLTGEDLAVVNEFITHISDNGLFMALVLFFTVVLGIIATVFVRKMPVLSGVMWLLAAIISLITIWYFIFIPAILFIIAGIMALVRRTPVEQEQQIN, from the coding sequence TTGAAGCGAAAGGCAGAAAGGGTATTGGGGATCATTGGAATTGTGATGATGACGATTGGTACGTTATTACTAGCTTTAACCACAGTAGGTCTAAGTTCTCCAGGCGTACAAGAAGACATTGAATCAATGTTTCAAAACCCACAAGATCCGGAATTGCAATTAACCGGTGAGGATTTAGCTGTTGTGAATGAGTTTATCACTCATATCTCAGACAATGGATTGTTTATGGCATTGGTCTTATTTTTCACCGTTGTTTTAGGCATTATTGCAACCGTTTTTGTTAGAAAAATGCCAGTTTTATCTGGGGTTATGTGGCTATTAGCTGCGATTATTAGTTTGATTACAATTTGGTACTTTATTTTTATTCCAGCCATATTGTTTATCATTGCAGGAATCATGGCACTTGTAAGAAGAACACCAGTAGAACAAGAACAACAAATTAATTAA
- a CDS encoding heavy metal translocating P-type ATPase, protein MSKKELSMQISGMTCAACATRIEKGVKRIDGVQGVQVNSALERATVSYDDTQTQADEIYAKIDSLGYGVVKDTTEFDVLGMTCAACSSRIEKKLNRLDGITNATVNLALETATVEYQSEQITPHEMEEAVQKLGYTLKQKSENEESQDYRKQEIKKQTYRFWISAILSFPLLWAMVSHFEFTSFIWLPDLFMNPWFQMALATPVQFIIGFPFYVGAYKALRNRGANMDVLVAMGTSAAYFYSVYLSFAQVGAHSHMVELYFETSAVLITLIILGKLFEAKAKGRSSDAIKKLMGLQAKTARVIRDGIETEIPTEEVKVGDLLKIRPGEKIPVDGSIVQGQGAVDESMLTGESVPVDKGVGDTVLGSTLNQNGSLQVRAEQVGKGTVLSQIVHIVEQAQTSKAPIQRMADRISGVFVPIVVGIAVVTFLIWYFAYMPGELGAALEVFISVLVIACPCALGLATPTSIMAGSGRAAEHGILFRGGEHLEATYLVDAIMLDKTGTITNGEPVLTDVWTMDHVHEEDFLKLAGSAEKNSEHPLARAIVRGVEDREIELIETQDFKAVTGFGIEAELLGQRILVGTRRLMEKHKVNTSVASESMYTFESEGKTAMLVAIDGVLAGIIAVADTIKATSTEAINRLEQMGLDVYMVTGDNKQTANAIAKEAGIKQTIAEVLPEEKAEEVKKLQQQGKRVAMVGDGINDAPALVTADIGMAVGTGTDIAIEAADVTLVRGDLNRIADTIRISRLTMRNIKQNLFWALAYNCIGIPIAAAGFLAPWVAGAAMAFSSVSVVLNALRLQRIQFKN, encoded by the coding sequence ATGAGTAAGAAAGAATTATCGATGCAAATAAGTGGAATGACTTGCGCAGCTTGTGCCACTCGAATAGAAAAAGGAGTCAAGAGAATAGACGGCGTTCAAGGTGTACAAGTGAATAGTGCCCTTGAACGTGCTACCGTGTCTTATGATGATACGCAGACTCAAGCAGATGAGATCTATGCAAAGATTGATTCATTAGGCTATGGGGTAGTGAAGGATACTACGGAGTTTGATGTGCTCGGAATGACTTGTGCCGCTTGCTCTAGTAGAATTGAGAAAAAATTAAACCGTTTAGACGGAATAACAAATGCAACAGTTAATCTGGCCTTAGAGACAGCAACAGTCGAGTACCAATCTGAGCAAATTACACCACACGAGATGGAAGAGGCTGTTCAAAAGCTCGGGTATACATTAAAACAAAAAAGCGAGAATGAAGAGTCACAGGATTATCGTAAACAGGAAATAAAAAAACAGACCTATCGTTTTTGGATTTCTGCTATTTTATCTTTCCCATTGTTGTGGGCGATGGTCAGCCATTTTGAATTCACATCCTTCATCTGGTTGCCTGATTTATTTATGAATCCATGGTTTCAAATGGCACTGGCGACACCTGTTCAATTTATTATTGGTTTTCCATTTTACGTAGGAGCGTATAAGGCACTTCGTAACAGAGGTGCCAATATGGATGTACTCGTAGCAATGGGAACGTCTGCGGCTTATTTCTACAGTGTCTACCTTTCATTTGCTCAGGTTGGGGCTCACAGTCATATGGTGGAGCTTTATTTTGAAACAAGTGCTGTGTTAATTACCTTAATTATTTTAGGTAAATTATTTGAGGCTAAAGCTAAGGGACGTTCCTCAGATGCCATAAAAAAATTAATGGGACTGCAAGCTAAAACAGCTCGAGTCATTAGAGATGGTATTGAAACGGAGATCCCGACAGAAGAAGTGAAAGTGGGAGATCTGCTTAAGATACGACCGGGCGAAAAAATTCCTGTAGATGGAAGCATTGTCCAAGGTCAAGGAGCAGTAGATGAATCCATGCTTACGGGTGAAAGTGTTCCTGTAGATAAAGGTGTGGGTGATACGGTTTTAGGATCAACGCTGAATCAAAATGGATCATTACAGGTTCGTGCAGAACAAGTCGGGAAAGGTACAGTTCTCTCTCAGATTGTTCACATTGTTGAGCAGGCACAAACATCTAAAGCGCCAATTCAGCGTATGGCCGATCGCATCTCTGGAGTATTTGTTCCAATTGTTGTTGGCATTGCCGTTGTTACTTTTTTGATCTGGTATTTTGCCTACATGCCTGGAGAGCTTGGTGCAGCACTTGAAGTATTTATCTCTGTTCTTGTTATTGCGTGTCCGTGTGCATTAGGTCTTGCAACCCCTACATCTATTATGGCAGGTTCAGGTCGAGCGGCTGAACATGGAATTTTATTTAGAGGTGGAGAGCACTTGGAAGCTACCTACCTTGTTGATGCGATTATGCTTGATAAAACAGGCACGATAACAAATGGTGAACCGGTACTGACAGATGTTTGGACGATGGATCACGTTCATGAAGAGGACTTTCTTAAGCTTGCTGGTTCCGCTGAAAAAAATTCTGAACACCCTTTAGCACGAGCAATTGTAAGAGGTGTAGAAGATCGAGAAATAGAGCTTATTGAGACGCAGGATTTTAAAGCTGTAACGGGTTTTGGTATTGAAGCAGAGCTATTAGGACAGCGAATCCTTGTGGGCACACGTCGCTTAATGGAAAAACATAAAGTGAACACATCAGTAGCTAGTGAGAGTATGTATACATTTGAATCAGAGGGTAAAACAGCCATGCTTGTTGCAATTGATGGAGTATTGGCAGGGATCATTGCTGTTGCGGATACAATCAAAGCGACTTCAACTGAGGCGATTAACAGGCTCGAACAAATGGGGCTAGATGTTTATATGGTAACTGGCGATAACAAGCAAACAGCCAATGCCATCGCCAAAGAGGCAGGTATTAAACAAACGATTGCTGAAGTGTTACCGGAAGAGAAAGCTGAGGAAGTAAAAAAACTTCAACAGCAAGGTAAAAGGGTGGCAATGGTTGGAGATGGAATCAATGATGCACCGGCACTAGTAACGGCAGATATAGGTATGGCCGTTGGTACTGGAACAGATATAGCAATTGAAGCTGCAGATGTGACACTTGTGCGTGGTGATTTAAATCGAATTGCTGATACCATTCGCATCAGTCGCTTAACCATGCGTAATATTAAGCAAAACCTATTCTGGGCGCTTGCGTATAACTGCATTGGAATACCTATTGCAGCAGCAGGGTTCTTGGCCCCGTGGGTTGCAGGAGCGGCAATGGCATTTAGTTCAGTATCTGTTGTGTTAAATGCATTACGTCTGCAGCGAATACAGTTTAAGAATTAG
- the hxlA gene encoding 3-hexulose-6-phosphate synthase: MKLQLALDLVNIPEAIELVAEVQDSIDIVEIGTPIINSLGHEAVRAMKEAYPNLTVLADVKIMDAAGYEVQQASNAGADIVTILGAAEDSSIRGAVESAKKEGKEILVDMIAVKDIETRAKELDQLGADYICVHTGYDLQAEGKDSFEDLRKIKAVVKNAKTAIAGGIKLETLPEVIKAQPDLVIVGGGITSKDDKKTAAQEIKALINQG; the protein is encoded by the coding sequence ATGAAATTACAACTAGCATTAGATCTTGTTAATATACCAGAAGCAATCGAGCTTGTAGCAGAAGTTCAAGACTCCATCGATATCGTGGAAATTGGTACACCTATTATTAATAGCTTAGGACACGAGGCTGTACGTGCGATGAAAGAAGCATATCCTAACCTTACTGTACTTGCAGACGTGAAAATCATGGATGCTGCAGGATATGAAGTGCAACAAGCTTCTAATGCTGGAGCAGATATTGTAACGATTCTTGGTGCAGCAGAAGATAGCTCAATTCGTGGAGCAGTAGAATCAGCTAAAAAAGAAGGAAAAGAAATCCTTGTAGATATGATTGCTGTTAAGGATATCGAAACACGTGCAAAAGAATTAGATCAACTTGGAGCAGACTACATCTGCGTTCATACAGGATATGATCTTCAAGCAGAAGGAAAAGATTCTTTCGAAGATCTACGTAAAATCAAAGCTGTTGTTAAAAATGCCAAAACAGCTATCGCTGGTGGGATTAAGCTTGAAACTCTTCCAGAGGTAATCAAAGCTCAGCCAGATCTTGTGATCGTTGGTGGCGGAATTACTTCTAAAGACGATAAGAAAACAGCTGCACAAGAAATCAAAGCTCTTATCAACCAAGGGTAA
- the copZ gene encoding copper chaperone CopZ, producing the protein MKESTLNVTGMSCQHCVQAVEGNVSQLDGVESVKVHLEESTVDVRFEEGKVPLAEIIETIEDQGYDVAK; encoded by the coding sequence ATGAAAGAAAGTACATTAAATGTAACTGGAATGTCTTGTCAGCATTGCGTTCAAGCAGTTGAAGGCAATGTTAGCCAATTGGATGGTGTTGAATCTGTGAAAGTCCATTTGGAAGAATCTACTGTAGATGTGCGTTTTGAAGAGGGCAAAGTTCCGTTAGCCGAAATTATAGAAACAATTGAAGACCAAGGGTACGATGTAGCAAAATAA
- a CDS encoding Rieske 2Fe-2S domain-containing protein: protein MESIIKLGQGEDTRIYYEELEAYGTKYFTSFDVKNRWSAQDLTTLDNLPYIGRLSPLHTDLFVATGYRKWGMTGGTNAGIILANVIVHGSDEFESVFLPSRVHADPSIRHFLKENLNVASELIKGKVSPDEQSINSLKNDEGAAVHYQGKKAGAYRDNDGQIFIVDTTCTHIGCEVGWNKGDRTWDCPCHGSRFSYSGDVLEGPAKEPLPLLSHEKTTT from the coding sequence GTGGAGAGCATCATAAAGCTTGGACAAGGTGAAGATACACGCATTTATTACGAGGAACTGGAAGCATATGGAACCAAATACTTTACGTCGTTTGACGTCAAAAATCGTTGGTCCGCTCAAGACTTAACAACACTAGACAATCTCCCGTACATTGGTCGCTTATCCCCTTTACACACCGATCTATTTGTCGCGACAGGATACCGGAAATGGGGTATGACAGGTGGCACAAATGCCGGGATCATTTTGGCAAATGTCATCGTTCATGGCTCAGATGAGTTTGAAAGTGTATTTCTGCCTAGCCGAGTTCATGCCGATCCAAGTATTCGTCATTTCCTAAAGGAAAACCTCAATGTCGCATCTGAACTCATTAAAGGAAAAGTAAGCCCTGACGAACAAAGCATTAACAGCCTTAAGAACGATGAAGGAGCGGCTGTTCACTACCAAGGGAAAAAGGCTGGAGCCTATCGCGACAATGATGGACAAATTTTTATTGTTGATACAACCTGCACGCATATTGGGTGTGAAGTTGGTTGGAACAAAGGTGATCGTACATGGGATTGTCCTTGCCACGGCTCACGATTTTCTTATTCTGGTGATGTACTTGAAGGTCCTGCTAAAGAGCCACTCCCACTACTTTCACACGAAAAAACAACGACTTAA
- a CDS encoding DUF4064 domain-containing protein, translated as MKRTAELVLGILGTVFIAFGILLMIGVTSIFNVAGSDEQIQQEIMEEMQNDPTLSAADVQNAEELVELVSSFSFGITISFVISAILGLIATIFVKKKTKVAGILFIIGGVIGLLSIIPAVLYVVAGIMALARKAPPVEQPVETV; from the coding sequence ATGAAGAGAACCGCAGAATTAGTACTTGGTATTTTAGGCACTGTTTTCATTGCGTTTGGTATTCTATTGATGATTGGGGTAACATCCATTTTTAATGTCGCCGGAAGTGATGAACAGATTCAACAAGAAATAATGGAGGAAATGCAAAACGATCCGACGCTTAGTGCGGCAGATGTTCAAAATGCAGAAGAACTTGTAGAGCTTGTTTCCTCTTTTTCTTTTGGTATTACCATTTCGTTTGTTATCTCTGCAATTTTAGGACTTATTGCCACTATATTTGTTAAGAAGAAAACAAAAGTAGCAGGAATCTTGTTTATCATTGGTGGCGTCATTGGTCTTCTCTCAATAATTCCGGCTGTCCTTTATGTAGTAGCAGGAATCATGGCTCTTGCGCGTAAAGCTCCACCAGTAGAACAACCTGTTGAAACAGTGTAA
- a CDS encoding DEAD/DEAH box helicase: MATFYDFNLSEQVVQAVTGMGFDKATPIQEATIPKALQGKDIIGQAQTGTGKTGAFGVPLVERINIDKREVQGLVIAPTRELANQVAESLIKFGRKKGVRTVVVYGGQDMRKQIRDLKQNPHIVVATPGRLMDHMRRKTILLDQVDTVVLDEADEMLNMGFIEDIETILKETPSERQTLLFSATMPKRIEKLATTFMDSPEVIAVKSSEVTMENIEQQYIEVYEREKFDALTRLIDIQVPELAIVFGRTKRRVDELAEALIKRGYRAEGIHGDLNQAKRDSVLRKFKTGLIDVLVATDVAARGLDISGVSHVYNFDLPQDPESYVHRIGRTGRAGRSGIAVTFGTPRERDHIKAIERVSKKKMVRHNAPTLEQALEGQQKLAIEQLRALTEVENGAESYRGAAEELLKDTDATTALSAALKLLTKEPDATPVRLTDEAPLRSKKPRRDGGGSGSGGRSRYRQDDRRRQGGRGGDNRGGGRRGEYRGGSNNSSSSSSSSQGQSRKPKKHAYNK; the protein is encoded by the coding sequence TTGGCAACATTTTATGATTTTAATCTGAGCGAGCAAGTGGTTCAGGCAGTAACAGGTATGGGGTTTGATAAGGCTACACCAATCCAAGAAGCAACGATTCCTAAAGCATTACAAGGGAAGGATATCATTGGTCAAGCTCAAACCGGAACAGGGAAAACAGGAGCATTTGGTGTTCCTTTAGTAGAAAGAATCAACATTGATAAGCGTGAAGTTCAAGGGTTGGTTATTGCACCAACAAGAGAACTTGCTAATCAAGTAGCAGAATCATTAATTAAATTTGGCCGTAAAAAAGGTGTACGTACAGTTGTTGTTTACGGTGGTCAAGATATGCGCAAGCAAATTCGTGACTTAAAACAAAACCCACACATTGTGGTTGCAACTCCAGGTCGTTTGATGGACCATATGCGTCGTAAAACAATTCTTCTTGATCAAGTTGACACTGTTGTTCTTGATGAAGCAGATGAAATGTTGAACATGGGGTTCATTGAAGATATTGAGACCATTTTAAAAGAAACACCTTCTGAGCGTCAGACGCTTCTTTTCTCAGCAACAATGCCTAAGCGTATTGAAAAGCTAGCTACTACATTTATGGATTCACCAGAAGTTATTGCTGTGAAGTCTTCAGAAGTTACAATGGAAAACATTGAACAGCAATACATTGAGGTATATGAGCGCGAGAAGTTTGATGCGTTAACTCGTTTAATTGATATTCAAGTTCCTGAGCTTGCGATTGTTTTTGGTCGTACAAAACGTCGCGTTGATGAGCTTGCGGAAGCTTTAATCAAACGTGGTTACCGTGCTGAAGGTATTCATGGTGACTTAAACCAAGCGAAACGTGATAGCGTACTTCGTAAATTTAAAACAGGTCTAATCGATGTTCTTGTAGCCACAGACGTAGCAGCTCGTGGACTAGACATCAGTGGTGTCTCTCACGTTTATAACTTTGACCTTCCACAAGATCCTGAAAGCTATGTACACCGTATTGGTCGTACAGGTCGTGCAGGACGTTCTGGGATCGCTGTTACATTTGGTACACCTCGTGAAAGAGATCATATCAAAGCAATTGAACGCGTTTCTAAGAAAAAAATGGTTCGTCACAATGCGCCAACACTAGAACAAGCGCTTGAAGGGCAACAAAAGCTTGCGATTGAACAATTACGTGCTTTGACTGAAGTTGAAAATGGTGCAGAATCTTATCGTGGAGCAGCTGAAGAGCTTCTTAAAGATACAGATGCAACGACAGCTTTGTCAGCAGCATTAAAGCTTCTAACAAAAGAACCTGATGCAACACCGGTTCGTTTGACAGATGAAGCGCCACTTCGTTCGAAAAAACCTCGTCGCGATGGTGGCGGAAGCGGAAGCGGTGGACGTTCACGCTATCGTCAAGATGATCGTCGTCGTCAAGGTGGACGCGGAGGCGACAACCGTGGAGGCGGTCGTCGTGGAGAATACCGTGGTGGAAGTAATAACAGCAGCAGTAGCAGTAGCAGTAGCCAAGGGCAAAGCCGTAAGCCTAAAAAACACGCTTATAATAAGTAA
- a CDS encoding NAD(P)/FAD-dependent oxidoreductase produces the protein MSDIRENSNEQTYWRTDVEMPEFAPLSNSVDVDVAIIGGGITGLTTAYILSKEGKKVAVLEADRICEGTTGHTTAKITAQHGFIYDELVSHLGVSGAKLYYQANQRAIDFIRELVSTHQIKCNFEDEHSYLYATTEEGVHKLEKEKQAYEQVGIAHEWLDTLPLNIPIKAALCMKNQAQFHPLKFMAFLANEIIKKGGVIFEQTVALDINHDAKPTVLTKNGYPVTASSIVAASHFPFVDKGGLYFSRMKADRSYIIAAQTEDNWPGGMYLNVDRPSRSIRASTTSDGKTIILLGGEHHKAWTR, from the coding sequence ATGAGTGACATAAGAGAAAATTCAAATGAACAGACGTATTGGCGCACAGATGTAGAAATGCCTGAATTTGCACCACTTTCAAATAGTGTCGACGTAGATGTTGCGATCATTGGTGGAGGTATTACCGGCTTAACGACCGCATATATTCTTTCTAAAGAAGGTAAAAAAGTTGCTGTACTTGAGGCAGATCGCATTTGTGAGGGCACAACTGGCCATACCACTGCTAAAATTACCGCACAGCACGGCTTCATCTATGATGAACTAGTTAGTCATCTAGGCGTGAGTGGAGCAAAACTGTATTATCAAGCCAATCAACGAGCGATCGATTTTATTCGAGAGTTAGTTTCTACACATCAGATTAAATGTAACTTTGAGGATGAACACTCCTACCTTTATGCAACCACTGAAGAAGGAGTACACAAGCTTGAGAAGGAGAAACAAGCTTATGAACAAGTAGGTATTGCTCATGAATGGCTTGATACACTTCCTCTCAACATTCCGATTAAAGCTGCTCTTTGTATGAAAAACCAAGCTCAGTTTCACCCACTTAAGTTTATGGCTTTTTTGGCGAATGAAATCATTAAAAAAGGTGGAGTCATTTTTGAACAAACGGTTGCTCTTGATATCAATCATGATGCCAAACCAACTGTTCTCACCAAAAATGGATACCCCGTAACAGCCTCTTCTATTGTTGCAGCTTCTCACTTCCCATTTGTTGATAAAGGAGGGCTCTACTTTTCACGAATGAAAGCAGACCGTTCATATATTATTGCTGCCCAAACAGAAGATAACTGGCCAGGAGGTATGTATTTAAATGTTGATAGACCCAGTCGTTCTATCCGTGCTTCTACCACAAGTGACGGGAAAACGATTATTCTCTTAGGTGGAGAGCATCATAAAGCTTGGACAAGGTGA
- the hxlB gene encoding 6-phospho-3-hexuloisomerase, translating to MNTTEYLETIIQELQGTVQAISESEADQLVEAILKAKKVFVTGAGRSGLMGKSFVMRMMHMGIDAYAVGETVTANLEQGDLLIVGTGSGETKTLIPIVEKAKSLGGVVAAITLSPQSTIGEIADFTVILPGAPKDREEGQYETIQPMGSLFEQTSLLFYDAVILRFMEKKGLDSKQMYGKHANLE from the coding sequence ATGAATACAACCGAGTATCTTGAAACGATCATTCAAGAGCTGCAGGGTACTGTGCAGGCGATCTCAGAGAGTGAGGCGGACCAATTAGTAGAAGCCATTCTAAAAGCAAAGAAAGTTTTTGTTACTGGAGCCGGTCGTTCTGGATTAATGGGTAAGTCCTTTGTTATGAGAATGATGCATATGGGTATTGATGCGTATGCCGTTGGGGAAACCGTTACTGCTAACCTTGAACAGGGTGACCTGTTAATTGTAGGAACAGGATCCGGTGAAACCAAAACATTGATTCCTATCGTTGAAAAAGCTAAAAGTCTGGGTGGGGTAGTAGCTGCAATCACACTATCTCCGCAGTCAACCATTGGTGAAATCGCGGATTTTACGGTGATCCTACCAGGGGCACCGAAAGATCGAGAAGAAGGTCAATATGAAACAATTCAACCGATGGGTTCACTCTTTGAACAAACATCGCTTCTATTTTATGATGCAGTCATCCTGCGTTTTATGGAGAAAAAAGGTCTTGATTCAAAGCAGATGTATGGCAAGCATGCAAATCTTGAATAG
- a CDS encoding thioredoxin family protein — translation MKKIILFGGIIVVVFALLALLTMTSNKQKMELVGENQFGKDELMPATMEIVDDPNYQNAILPDELQERLDNQETFTVYFYASECPHCREATPRLVEIAEDLGEDIPQYNLREFEQGWDDYNIQSTPTLVHFKNGVEEQRIVGAAENEIYEQFLTAYPSE, via the coding sequence ATGAAGAAGATTATATTATTTGGTGGCATTATTGTCGTTGTATTTGCACTACTCGCCTTATTAACAATGACAAGCAATAAGCAGAAGATGGAATTAGTGGGTGAAAATCAATTTGGTAAGGATGAACTGATGCCTGCAACGATGGAAATTGTTGATGATCCTAACTATCAGAACGCGATTCTGCCTGATGAGCTTCAAGAACGTTTAGACAATCAAGAAACATTCACCGTTTATTTTTATGCATCAGAATGTCCACATTGTCGAGAAGCGACACCAAGATTGGTGGAAATAGCGGAAGATTTAGGAGAAGATATTCCTCAATATAATCTGCGTGAATTTGAGCAGGGCTGGGATGATTACAATATTCAATCAACACCTACATTGGTTCACTTTAAAAATGGGGTAGAGGAACAACGAATTGTTGGAGCAGCAGAAAATGAAATATATGAACAATTCCTAACAGCATATCCTTCTGAATAA